Proteins from one Haloarchaeobius litoreus genomic window:
- a CDS encoding TrkH family potassium uptake protein, giving the protein MPRNQRVTGVPADLAVILRDVGTLLLMQAGLLSLTVVVALLFGEFAPALGFLLAGGVAAGVGEGCRRLFADAPDPKMKHGMVIAASGWFATAVFGGLAFFLVAWLTPVATMAGYVPAGASWDPVTVAGATSRSSLLYFRNPLHAMFESMSGWTGSGLTMAAHEPSLPRSVQWWRSLIQYVGGVGVIVLTVTILSRPGSGSYALYRSEAREEKIHPSIVSTVRTVWKIFVGYTLLSIGALFLALWWSQDLPLFETFWQALNHAMTGLSTGGFSVTDNSMETYNSPLVETVLLPVMALGAIAFPIHYAVLSNGAWSELYEDVQTRWLFLLFAAGVVGLSAQNLLVGLVPGGYGATVPSPVPMLSTAELDAIRDGTFQWVSALSATGFQSSPIDQWSDGAKLVLSVGMTIGGAAGSTVGGIKIIRGYTVSKGIQWQFSRVFLPKSAVVTAVIGDRRLDEDAMNREFAEAAIVSLLWVILLLVSSLVLVNVTGPDFSYADALFEVASAQGNVGLSSGITGPEMPVVAETLFLFNMWIGRLEIIPVLVLARSALKGLNP; this is encoded by the coding sequence ATGCCCCGGAATCAACGCGTCACGGGCGTCCCCGCCGACCTCGCCGTCATCCTCCGCGACGTGGGGACCCTGCTGTTGATGCAGGCGGGACTGCTGTCGCTGACGGTAGTCGTCGCCCTCCTGTTCGGCGAGTTCGCGCCCGCACTGGGGTTCCTGCTGGCCGGCGGCGTCGCTGCCGGCGTCGGCGAGGGGTGTCGTCGGCTGTTCGCGGACGCACCCGATCCGAAGATGAAACACGGGATGGTCATCGCGGCCAGCGGCTGGTTCGCGACCGCCGTCTTCGGCGGGCTGGCGTTCTTCCTCGTCGCCTGGCTGACGCCGGTCGCGACGATGGCCGGCTACGTGCCGGCGGGAGCGAGCTGGGACCCTGTCACCGTCGCTGGCGCGACGAGCCGGTCCAGCCTGCTCTACTTCCGGAACCCGCTGCACGCCATGTTCGAGTCGATGAGCGGCTGGACCGGCAGCGGGCTGACGATGGCCGCTCACGAGCCGTCGCTTCCCCGGTCGGTGCAGTGGTGGCGCTCGCTCATCCAGTACGTCGGCGGCGTCGGCGTCATCGTCCTCACCGTGACCATCCTCTCGCGGCCCGGGAGCGGGAGCTACGCGCTCTACCGCTCCGAGGCGCGCGAGGAGAAGATCCACCCGTCCATCGTCTCGACGGTACGGACGGTCTGGAAGATCTTCGTCGGCTACACGCTGCTCTCCATCGGGGCCCTCTTCCTCGCGCTCTGGTGGAGCCAGGACCTCCCGCTGTTCGAGACGTTCTGGCAGGCGCTCAACCACGCGATGACGGGGCTCTCCACGGGCGGATTCTCGGTCACCGACAACTCGATGGAGACGTACAACTCGCCGCTGGTCGAGACGGTCCTGCTGCCGGTGATGGCACTCGGCGCGATCGCGTTCCCCATCCACTACGCGGTGCTGTCGAACGGCGCGTGGTCGGAGCTGTACGAGGACGTCCAGACGCGCTGGCTGTTCCTGCTGTTCGCGGCAGGAGTCGTCGGCCTCTCCGCACAGAACCTCCTCGTCGGCCTCGTACCGGGAGGCTACGGCGCGACCGTCCCCTCACCGGTCCCGATGCTCTCGACGGCCGAACTCGACGCCATCCGGGACGGGACGTTCCAGTGGGTGAGCGCACTGAGCGCCACCGGCTTCCAGTCCTCACCCATCGACCAGTGGTCCGACGGGGCGAAGCTGGTGCTCTCCGTGGGCATGACCATCGGCGGTGCCGCCGGCTCGACCGTCGGGGGCATCAAGATCATCCGGGGCTACACCGTCTCGAAGGGCATCCAGTGGCAGTTCTCGCGTGTGTTCCTGCCGAAGAGCGCGGTCGTCACGGCTGTCATCGGCGACCGGCGGCTCGACGAGGACGCGATGAACCGGGAGTTCGCCGAGGCGGCCATCGTCAGCCTGCTCTGGGTCATCCTCCTGCTGGTGTCGAGCCTCGTGCTGGTGAACGTGACCGGTCCCGACTTCAGCTACGCGGACGCGCTGTTCGAGGTGGCGAGCGCCCAGGGCAACGTCGGCCTCTCCTCGGGCATCACCGGACCGGAGATGCCCGTGGTCGCAGAGACGCTGTTCCTGTTCAACATGTGGATCGGTCGGCTGGAGATCATCCCGGTGCTGGTGCTCGCACGGTCGGCACTGAAGGGGCTGAATCCGTAG
- a CDS encoding potassium channel family protein, whose protein sequence is MYVIIVGAGNIGTPLIEIATGDRNEVVVVERNPEKAEAAATRYDCLVLNADATVSETLEEAGIGRADALISTTDQDATNIMVSLLAMEHDVPAIVSVVHNPEHMKLFERIGVSTMENPQSLIAEYLYRAVKRPSIKDYMKVGDTAEVFEITVDARAPVAGVTLQEANEQGLLDEDVLIVAIERNGDADGTPITPRGNTRIEAGDLLTVYAAEGATPDVTDVFGHFEDHELE, encoded by the coding sequence ATGTACGTCATCATCGTCGGCGCGGGGAACATCGGGACCCCGCTCATCGAAATCGCCACGGGTGACCGGAACGAGGTCGTCGTGGTCGAACGGAACCCCGAGAAGGCCGAGGCTGCTGCGACACGCTACGACTGCCTCGTCCTCAACGCCGACGCGACCGTCTCCGAGACGCTAGAGGAGGCCGGCATCGGCCGCGCGGACGCCCTCATCTCGACGACCGATCAGGACGCGACGAACATCATGGTCTCGCTGCTCGCGATGGAGCACGACGTCCCCGCCATCGTCAGCGTCGTTCACAACCCCGAACACATGAAGCTGTTCGAGCGCATCGGCGTCTCGACGATGGAGAACCCCCAGAGCCTCATCGCGGAGTACCTCTACCGCGCGGTGAAGCGACCCTCCATCAAGGACTACATGAAGGTCGGCGACACTGCCGAGGTGTTCGAGATCACGGTCGACGCACGCGCACCCGTCGCCGGCGTGACGCTCCAGGAGGCGAACGAACAGGGGCTGCTGGACGAGGACGTCCTCATCGTCGCCATCGAGCGCAACGGCGACGCTGACGGCACGCCGATAACGCCACGGGGGAACACCCGTATCGAGGCTGGCGACCTGCTGACCGTCTACGCCGCCGAGGGCGCGACCCCCGACGTGACGGACGTGTTCGGACACTTCGAGGACCACGAGCTGGAGTAG
- a CDS encoding plastocyanin/azurin family copper-binding protein gives MNSDTPVSRRRFLQGAAGATAATASAGVATAQEGEGGGGGGSATVAVGPNGDYVFTPGTEDPLYVAPGTTVTFNWESDNHNIAPTSVPEGSDWEGHQPTENTGFTYEYTFETLGTYEYECTPHAGLGMVGTIIVNESGSAPVSEGGGPTLPDSAMSLAVGTVAAMLTTLSLAYLFLRYGGDYETPQ, from the coding sequence ATGAACTCAGACACACCGGTCTCGCGTCGGCGATTCCTGCAGGGAGCGGCCGGCGCGACGGCCGCGACCGCGTCCGCAGGCGTCGCGACCGCACAGGAGGGCGAAGGCGGCGGTGGCGGCGGCAGCGCGACCGTCGCGGTCGGCCCGAACGGCGACTACGTCTTCACGCCCGGCACGGAGGACCCCCTCTACGTCGCACCCGGGACGACGGTGACGTTCAACTGGGAGTCGGACAACCACAACATCGCGCCGACCTCCGTGCCCGAAGGCTCCGACTGGGAGGGCCACCAGCCCACCGAGAACACCGGTTTCACCTACGAGTACACGTTCGAGACGCTCGGCACCTACGAGTACGAGTGTACGCCCCACGCCGGCCTCGGCATGGTCGGCACCATCATCGTCAACGAGTCCGGCAGCGCGCCGGTCAGTGAGGGTGGCGGCCCGACCCTGCCCGACAGCGCGATGTCGCTCGCCGTCGGCACCGTCGCGGCCATGCTGACGACGCTCTCGCTCGCGTACCTGTTCCTCCGGTACGGCGGCGACTACGAGACCCCGCAGTAG
- a CDS encoding M42 family metallopeptidase — MDPYDFDYDLLVELTETHGPPGYEGNVRDIVRRELEDEVDRLESDAMGNVVGTVEGETDHEVVVAAHMDEIGFMVRRVDEKGFVAIDALGGWDPEVLRAQRVVVQTEQGKLPGVIGSVPPHTGGSEDDDEREVHDVRVDVGLPKDEVEERIDVGDLVTVDQRTEPLGVCISGKSIDNRVSVFALLELARRVDDPTATIHLVATVQEEVGLRGAQTIGSDLDPDLALALDTTVANDLSDFDEYDHVTDLGEGAAIKLKDSSVITNRKVHRRLREVAEREDIDHQFEVLPTGGTDTGGLQRAQGSVPVGAVSIPTRYLHTPTEVAHADDISGAIDLTAAFLASEDGTHDYTL, encoded by the coding sequence ATGGATCCGTACGACTTCGACTACGACCTCCTCGTCGAGCTCACCGAGACCCACGGCCCGCCCGGATACGAGGGCAACGTCCGCGACATCGTCCGGCGGGAGCTCGAGGACGAGGTCGACCGCCTCGAGAGCGACGCGATGGGCAACGTCGTCGGCACCGTCGAAGGCGAGACCGACCACGAGGTCGTCGTCGCCGCGCACATGGACGAGATCGGCTTCATGGTGCGCCGGGTCGACGAGAAGGGGTTCGTCGCCATCGACGCCCTCGGCGGCTGGGACCCCGAGGTGCTGCGCGCACAGCGTGTCGTCGTCCAGACCGAACAAGGGAAGCTCCCCGGCGTCATCGGCTCCGTCCCGCCCCACACCGGCGGCAGCGAGGACGACGACGAGCGCGAGGTCCACGACGTGCGGGTGGACGTCGGCCTCCCGAAGGACGAGGTCGAAGAGCGCATCGACGTCGGCGACCTGGTCACCGTGGACCAGCGCACCGAACCGCTCGGCGTCTGCATCTCCGGGAAGTCCATCGACAACCGCGTCTCCGTGTTCGCCCTCCTGGAGCTTGCCCGGCGCGTCGACGACCCGACTGCCACCATCCACCTCGTCGCCACCGTGCAGGAGGAGGTCGGCCTCCGCGGCGCACAGACCATCGGCAGCGACCTCGACCCCGACCTGGCGCTGGCGCTCGACACAACCGTCGCGAACGACCTCAGCGACTTCGACGAGTACGACCACGTGACCGACCTCGGCGAGGGCGCGGCCATCAAGCTCAAGGACTCCTCGGTCATCACGAACCGGAAGGTCCACCGTCGGCTGCGCGAGGTTGCCGAGCGCGAGGACATCGACCACCAGTTCGAGGTGCTCCCCACGGGCGGCACGGACACCGGCGGCCTCCAGCGCGCACAAGGATCGGTACCCGTCGGTGCGGTCTCCATCCCGACGCGGTACCTCCACACGCCCACCGAGGTCGCCCACGCCGACGACATCTCGGGGGCCATCGACCTCACCGCCGCGTTCCTCGCAAGCGAGGACGGCACGCACGACTACACGCTGTGA
- a CDS encoding DMT family transporter, with amino-acid sequence MIESIRSNAVPDTSGLFVLLATLWGASFVAIEIGLHHFPPLLFAALRYDVAGVLVLAYALHSVDRWRPRGRAEWLQTGVTALFVFAAYHALLYLGEQHVSGAVAAVVISLSPILTAGFGSALAVDDPLQPLGAVGFLVGIAGVVVVVQPEPGTALSSSLVGVLLVFCAGTSFALGSVLTRPLDTGLPVQTKQAWAMLLGAAILHVGSLARGESVLAIEWTGTAIASLAYLTLASGVVAFLLYFELLERLGPTELNLVGYLEPVVATVVAWFVLGSVVDGTTLLGFVVIFAGFALIKRDLLHRLSGGQLARLRR; translated from the coding sequence ATGATAGAATCGATTCGGTCGAACGCAGTCCCAGATACGAGCGGTCTGTTCGTACTGCTGGCCACTCTCTGGGGTGCGTCGTTCGTCGCCATCGAGATCGGCCTCCACCACTTCCCACCGCTGCTGTTCGCCGCGCTCCGGTACGACGTGGCCGGCGTGCTCGTGCTCGCGTACGCGCTGCACTCGGTCGACCGCTGGCGGCCACGCGGCCGGGCGGAGTGGCTCCAGACCGGCGTCACCGCACTGTTCGTCTTCGCTGCCTACCACGCGCTGCTCTACCTCGGCGAACAGCACGTCTCCGGCGCGGTCGCCGCCGTCGTCATCAGCCTCTCGCCCATCCTCACCGCGGGCTTCGGGAGCGCGCTGGCGGTCGACGACCCACTCCAGCCGCTCGGCGCGGTCGGCTTCCTCGTCGGCATCGCGGGCGTCGTCGTCGTGGTCCAGCCCGAGCCCGGAACCGCGCTCTCGTCCAGCCTCGTCGGCGTGCTCCTCGTGTTCTGCGCCGGGACGAGCTTCGCCCTCGGCTCGGTGTTGACTCGACCCCTCGACACCGGACTGCCAGTGCAGACGAAGCAGGCGTGGGCGATGCTCCTCGGTGCAGCCATCCTCCACGTCGGCAGCCTGGCCCGCGGTGAGTCCGTGCTGGCCATCGAGTGGACAGGAACCGCGATCGCGTCGCTCGCCTACCTCACGCTCGCCTCCGGCGTCGTCGCCTTCCTCCTCTACTTCGAGCTGCTGGAACGGCTCGGCCCCACGGAACTCAACCTCGTCGGCTACCTCGAACCCGTCGTCGCGACCGTCGTCGCCTGGTTCGTCCTCGGGAGCGTCGTCGACGGGACCACGCTGCTCGGCTTCGTCGTCATCTTCGCCGGGTTCGCCCTGATCAAACGCGACCTGCTCCACCGGCTCTCCGGCGGCCAGCTCGCCCGACTTCGCCGCTGA
- a CDS encoding Lrp/AsnC family transcriptional regulator encodes MDERDIRLLKAIAEHGTGSPDRLHEETGIPVSTIHYRLNNLREDGIVENDLYDIDLDEFGLSVTVIVEVLADYSGTHGDVAEGIRNIEGVTQVFSTMGETDFIAIARVGDADMVGDLIRSFEEVPEIERTNSTYVIDTLWDDSRGLNSYSMETLLAEFTDD; translated from the coding sequence ATGGACGAGCGCGACATCAGGCTCCTGAAGGCGATCGCCGAGCACGGGACGGGGAGTCCGGACAGGCTCCACGAGGAGACCGGCATCCCCGTGTCGACCATCCACTACCGGCTGAACAACCTGCGGGAGGACGGTATCGTCGAGAACGACCTCTACGACATCGACCTGGACGAGTTCGGGCTGAGCGTCACCGTCATCGTCGAGGTGCTCGCGGACTACAGCGGCACCCACGGCGACGTGGCCGAGGGCATCCGCAACATCGAGGGCGTGACGCAGGTGTTCTCGACGATGGGCGAGACGGACTTCATCGCCATCGCGCGCGTCGGCGACGCCGACATGGTCGGCGACCTCATCCGGTCGTTCGAGGAGGTGCCGGAGATCGAGCGGACGAACTCGACGTACGTCATCGACACGCTCTGGGACGACTCGCGCGGGCTGAACAGCTACAGCATGGAGACGCTGCTCGCCGAGTTCACGGACGACTGA
- the pdhA gene encoding pyruvate dehydrogenase (acetyl-transferring) E1 component subunit alpha yields MSSEAENLVRVMSPGGSAVGDRQLGESDAKALYESMVLARTFDEKAISLHRQGRIGTYAPMRGQEAAQVGAAAAMAGSDYLFPTYRDHAMFVERGIDLREVLLHLLGDGQYVDREDGDDLTTFTSAIPIATQLPHAVGVGMAAKYKGDEVASLVSFGDGATSEGDFHEGMNFAGVFQTPTVFFCQNNGYAISVPRERQTASATIAQKAQAYGFEGVRVDGNDVFAVHDVVSEALEKAKNGGGPTLIEAVTYRRGAHTTTDDPSVYRDEDDAADWLQEDPLDRSRTYLEEEFGWAEEDQEAVEQWATEEVARAVEAAEDHTGYEPEEMFEHVYEEMPAHLREQRRHLPEDPQVGH; encoded by the coding sequence ATGTCAAGTGAGGCTGAAAACCTGGTCCGTGTGATGTCGCCGGGTGGCTCCGCCGTCGGAGACCGCCAGCTCGGTGAGAGCGACGCGAAAGCGCTCTACGAGTCCATGGTGCTCGCACGGACATTCGACGAGAAGGCGATCAGCCTCCACCGTCAGGGTCGCATCGGCACCTACGCGCCGATGCGCGGGCAGGAGGCGGCCCAGGTCGGCGCAGCCGCCGCCATGGCCGGCTCCGACTACCTGTTCCCCACCTACCGGGACCACGCGATGTTCGTCGAGCGCGGTATCGACCTGCGGGAGGTCCTCCTCCATCTCCTCGGCGACGGCCAGTACGTCGACCGCGAGGACGGCGACGACCTGACGACGTTCACCAGCGCGATCCCCATCGCCACGCAGCTGCCCCACGCCGTCGGCGTCGGCATGGCGGCGAAGTACAAGGGCGACGAGGTCGCCTCGCTGGTCTCCTTCGGCGACGGCGCGACCTCCGAGGGCGACTTCCACGAGGGGATGAACTTCGCCGGCGTCTTCCAGACGCCGACGGTCTTCTTCTGCCAGAACAACGGCTACGCGATCTCGGTGCCCCGGGAGCGCCAGACCGCGAGCGCGACCATCGCCCAGAAGGCCCAGGCGTACGGCTTCGAGGGCGTCCGCGTCGACGGCAACGACGTGTTCGCCGTCCACGACGTCGTGAGCGAGGCCCTGGAGAAGGCCAAGAACGGCGGCGGGCCGACGCTCATCGAGGCCGTCACCTACCGCCGCGGCGCGCACACGACGACGGACGACCCGTCGGTCTACCGCGATGAGGACGACGCCGCCGACTGGCTCCAGGAGGACCCGCTCGACCGGTCACGGACCTATCTGGAGGAGGAGTTCGGCTGGGCCGAGGAGGACCAGGAGGCCGTCGAGCAGTGGGCCACCGAGGAGGTCGCCCGCGCCGTCGAGGCGGCGGAGGACCACACGGGTTACGAGCCCGAGGAGATGTTCGAACACGTCTACGAGGAGATGCCCGCCCATCTGCGCGAGCAGCGCCGGCACCTCCCCGAGGACCCGCAGGTCGGCCACTGA
- a CDS encoding M28 family peptidase has product MSNWIGRTFTSDAGWDHLETLVDIGNRMAGSDGERAAAAATRDALAEVGARDAHLDEFEIQGWERGDSELRADDATYADAHECIALPRSPADEVTGTLVDLGYGLPSEFEETDCEGKIVVARSDVPDHYDRYLHRREKYYHAVEAGAAAFVYRNHVEGCLPPTGSVGTAESPVGDIPAVGVSAETGAQLVRRHEGDELAVSVAAETPEATSQNVHAELGPDTDEVVYVTSHVDAHDISTGAMDNGAGTAMVVELARILSDLEADLETRVRFVAFGAEEVGLVGSAHEADRVDLDDVKVVVNADGVVQARDLALYTHGFDALDDAVEAVADRFEHPVETVPKLGPHSDHWPFTQWGVPGYHAYGKSEGSGRGWGHTHADTLDKLQVRDLREQAILLGALTVHVAAEAVEIPHKEPEEIAEALEDEDLAEGMKITGDWPYDDD; this is encoded by the coding sequence ATGAGCAACTGGATCGGTCGCACCTTCACGAGCGACGCCGGGTGGGACCACCTCGAGACGCTGGTCGACATCGGCAACCGCATGGCCGGCAGCGATGGCGAACGCGCCGCGGCGGCGGCCACGCGGGACGCGCTCGCCGAGGTGGGCGCGCGCGACGCGCACCTCGACGAGTTCGAGATACAGGGCTGGGAGCGTGGCGACAGCGAACTCAGGGCCGACGACGCCACCTACGCCGATGCCCACGAGTGCATCGCGCTGCCGCGCAGTCCCGCCGACGAGGTCACCGGGACTCTCGTCGACCTCGGCTACGGCCTCCCGTCGGAGTTCGAGGAGACTGATTGCGAGGGAAAGATAGTCGTCGCCCGCAGCGACGTGCCCGACCACTACGACCGCTACCTCCACCGACGCGAGAAGTACTACCACGCCGTCGAGGCCGGGGCGGCCGCGTTCGTCTACCGGAACCACGTCGAGGGCTGCCTCCCCCCCACTGGCTCCGTCGGCACCGCGGAGTCCCCGGTCGGCGACATCCCCGCCGTCGGCGTCTCCGCCGAGACCGGCGCACAGCTGGTCCGCCGACACGAGGGCGACGAACTCGCCGTCTCCGTCGCCGCCGAGACGCCCGAGGCCACCAGCCAGAACGTCCACGCCGAACTCGGTCCGGACACCGACGAGGTCGTCTACGTCACCAGCCACGTCGACGCCCACGACATCTCCACCGGCGCGATGGACAACGGCGCGGGCACCGCCATGGTCGTCGAGCTCGCGCGCATCCTCTCGGACCTCGAAGCCGACCTCGAGACCCGCGTGCGCTTCGTCGCCTTCGGTGCCGAGGAGGTCGGACTCGTCGGCTCCGCGCACGAGGCCGACCGGGTCGACCTCGACGACGTGAAGGTCGTCGTCAACGCCGACGGCGTCGTCCAGGCGCGCGACCTCGCGCTGTACACCCACGGCTTCGACGCGCTCGATGACGCCGTCGAGGCGGTCGCCGACCGGTTCGAGCACCCCGTCGAGACGGTTCCGAAGCTCGGCCCCCACAGCGACCACTGGCCGTTCACCCAGTGGGGCGTCCCCGGCTACCACGCCTACGGCAAGAGCGAGGGCTCGGGCCGCGGCTGGGGCCACACCCACGCGGACACCCTCGACAAGCTCCAGGTCCGGGACCTCCGCGAGCAGGCCATCCTGCTCGGCGCGCTCACGGTCCACGTCGCGGCCGAGGCCGTCGAGATTCCGCACAAGGAGCCCGAGGAGATCGCCGAGGCACTCGAAGACGAGGACCTCGCCGAGGGCATGAAGATCACCGGCGACTGGCCCTACGACGACGACTGA
- a CDS encoding ATP-NAD kinase, protein MESAARDSDEPPTVGVVGTQEDTVERIRAAVSEANAVPLAADATGVGDAAFVVAVGERALGELAGAAVDVPVLAVDVGEGVRSVATADAAAAVTTVLEDRVERTTRRAFAVQVGDERHDAVFDVTLVTTEPARISEYCVAADGAEVGQFRADGVVVATPAGSHGYARAAGGPVVAGTAPVAAVVPIAPFAIDTNHWVVSNEAVVLSVERDEGSVSLLVDGRTVGTVDPAAPVRLSPGHELELLCPPQSQPPW, encoded by the coding sequence ATGGAGAGTGCCGCCCGCGACAGCGACGAGCCGCCGACCGTCGGCGTCGTCGGGACTCAGGAGGACACGGTCGAACGCATCAGGGCCGCCGTCTCGGAGGCGAACGCGGTCCCGCTGGCCGCCGACGCGACTGGTGTCGGTGACGCCGCGTTCGTCGTCGCGGTCGGCGAGCGGGCGCTCGGCGAGCTCGCTGGCGCGGCGGTCGACGTGCCGGTGCTGGCGGTCGACGTGGGCGAGGGCGTGCGGTCGGTCGCGACGGCGGACGCGGCCGCGGCCGTCACGACCGTCCTCGAAGACCGGGTCGAACGGACCACGCGCCGGGCGTTCGCGGTTCAGGTCGGCGACGAGCGCCACGACGCCGTCTTCGACGTGACGCTCGTGACGACCGAGCCGGCACGGATCTCGGAGTACTGCGTGGCGGCCGACGGCGCAGAGGTCGGGCAGTTCCGCGCCGACGGCGTCGTCGTCGCCACGCCGGCCGGGAGCCACGGCTACGCCCGCGCGGCGGGTGGGCCGGTCGTCGCCGGCACCGCCCCGGTCGCTGCGGTCGTCCCCATCGCGCCCTTCGCCATCGATACGAACCACTGGGTCGTCTCGAACGAGGCCGTGGTCCTCTCGGTCGAACGCGACGAGGGAAGCGTCTCGCTGCTCGTCGACGGCCGGACCGTCGGCACGGTCGACCCGGCGGCACCGGTCCGGCTGTCGCCCGGGCACGAACTCGAACTGCTCTGTCCACCCCAGAGCCAGCCACCGTGGTAG
- a CDS encoding DUF7313 family protein, whose product MDPNVMLGPLDQLGREVVAGVLVIEFVLLGLVVVNMLTRFLAYRRNVTEAEQEDVESLSRHPLHEATNVLLLAGTFYYTTFAPHGGIVLSLFVVGMVIADVFEHEVRSVDLRKDEKLRAPKGALGISVFTLAYAGFQSLFFLVSDYWGAII is encoded by the coding sequence ATGGACCCTAACGTGATGCTCGGCCCGCTCGACCAACTCGGGCGCGAAGTCGTCGCAGGCGTGTTGGTCATCGAGTTCGTCCTGCTCGGACTCGTCGTCGTCAACATGCTGACCCGTTTCCTCGCGTACCGCCGCAACGTCACCGAGGCGGAACAGGAGGACGTCGAGTCGCTGAGTCGCCACCCGCTGCACGAGGCGACGAACGTGTTGCTCCTGGCCGGGACGTTCTACTACACCACCTTCGCACCCCACGGCGGCATCGTCCTCTCGTTGTTCGTCGTCGGCATGGTCATCGCCGACGTCTTCGAACACGAGGTCCGCAGCGTCGACCTCCGCAAGGACGAGAAGCTCCGCGCGCCGAAGGGTGCCCTCGGCATCTCGGTGTTCACGCTCGCCTACGCCGGCTTCCAGTCCCTGTTCTTCCTCGTCTCGGACTACTGGGGCGCCATCATCTGA
- a CDS encoding DUF7314 family protein: protein MADEFMKGLAIATASGLIWMVLAGWYNTPGFEDTQLLGPDPTDPSALEAIALIVKEGLFWFMILGALTFWVILPLARETRARFAN, encoded by the coding sequence ATGGCTGACGAATTCATGAAGGGCCTGGCCATCGCGACGGCCTCCGGCCTCATCTGGATGGTGCTCGCCGGCTGGTACAACACCCCCGGCTTCGAGGACACCCAGCTGCTCGGTCCGGACCCGACGGACCCGAGCGCACTGGAGGCGATCGCCCTCATCGTCAAGGAGGGCCTCTTCTGGTTCATGATCCTGGGTGCGCTGACGTTCTGGGTCATCCTCCCGCTCGCACGCGAGACGCGCGCACGGTTCGCCAACTAA
- a CDS encoding DUF7315 family membrane protein yields MRLYKTVTVFATMLAMTGVILGFVVLDTATNNASAALSEVNLLLALLGLGLIVAGAAIYAFSTRFRTAGMGKSKDDTDEESDNG; encoded by the coding sequence ATGCGACTGTACAAGACGGTCACGGTGTTCGCGACGATGCTCGCGATGACCGGCGTCATCCTCGGGTTCGTGGTGCTCGACACCGCGACGAACAACGCGAGCGCGGCGCTCTCGGAGGTGAACCTGCTGCTCGCACTGCTCGGGCTCGGGCTCATCGTCGCCGGGGCCGCCATCTACGCGTTCTCGACGCGCTTCCGGACCGCGGGAATGGGAAAGTCTAAAGACGACACCGACGAAGAATCCGACAATGGCTGA
- a CDS encoding cytochrome bc complex cytochrome b subunit, translating to MPEDNDSEPIADGSGTGIVAPDDETPTWSERKERTQGLSRLTYEYFERARREDQDLRMESDYVERDVLGFPAWPHEMIRNFALTSFFVGLILFLSATLPPHIGPPADPSSTPAIILPDWYLYWSFGLLKLGPLNPELSILGGEKLMADRTYGVVANIVVVGFIAMVPFLNKGSARRPVEQPFWAGIGVMGVAFAFTIAALSVKNLLPMDSHLLFDLTFLIPPVLGLISYTVFRAMQEGYMYSLNRRYYRLRPPK from the coding sequence ATGCCAGAAGACAACGACTCCGAACCCATCGCAGACGGCAGCGGTACCGGTATCGTCGCGCCGGACGACGAGACCCCGACGTGGAGCGAGCGCAAGGAGCGCACGCAGGGGCTCTCCCGGCTGACCTACGAGTACTTCGAGCGGGCACGGCGCGAGGACCAGGACCTCCGGATGGAGTCCGACTACGTCGAACGTGACGTGCTCGGCTTCCCGGCGTGGCCCCACGAGATGATCCGGAACTTCGCCCTGACGAGCTTCTTCGTCGGGCTCATCCTGTTCCTCTCGGCCACGCTCCCGCCGCACATCGGCCCGCCGGCGGACCCGTCAAGTACGCCCGCGATCATCCTGCCCGACTGGTACCTGTACTGGTCGTTCGGTCTGCTGAAGCTCGGCCCCCTCAACCCCGAGCTGTCCATCCTCGGCGGGGAGAAGCTGATGGCGGACCGTACCTACGGTGTCGTCGCGAACATCGTCGTCGTCGGCTTCATCGCGATGGTGCCGTTCCTCAACAAGGGGAGCGCGCGCCGTCCCGTCGAGCAGCCGTTCTGGGCCGGTATCGGCGTCATGGGTGTCGCCTTCGCGTTCACCATCGCCGCGCTGTCGGTCAAGAACCTGCTCCCGATGGATTCGCACCTGCTGTTCGACCTGACGTTCCTCATCCCGCCCGTGCTGGGACTTATCTCCTACACGGTGTTCCGGGCGATGCAGGAGGGGTACATGTACAGCCTCAACCGCCGGTACTACCGTCTCCGGCCCCCGAAATAA